In Triticum aestivum cultivar Chinese Spring chromosome 5B, IWGSC CS RefSeq v2.1, whole genome shotgun sequence, the following proteins share a genomic window:
- the LOC123113242 gene encoding CBL-interacting protein kinase 7, translated as MAVAKSKAGKHAAPLLGKYELGRLLGRGTFAKVYHARSLVGGEAVAIKVLDKPELAATAGMDARVLGEVSAMRRLRHPNVLRLHEVLATRSKVYLVMELAPGGDLLSRLASLPSRRLPEHAARRVFLQLVSALIYCHARGVSHRDVKPQNVLIDADGNLKVCDFGLAALPESHRDDGRLHTACGTPAFAAPEVLRRKAYDGVKADAWSCGVILYVLLAGRLPFDDSNIAEMCRKAHRREYTLPEWVSQPARRLVSRLLDPNPATRLTVAELSSHPWFKRSLSLDSQLGSLLGGAPERDLLFQAPPTLNAFDIISMSPGLDLSGLFGENRRSREKRFMTTASPEQMVEQLGHSGAKLGYFMVGKKGVERLPLGGLSGLVAMSMEMSEVAPPLMLVELRLEAGDEEEVQAFGWDALRTELGEVVMAWHGCEELRTGAGGGALGCKCLFGLGVPEMVVIAGVAALLFGPKQLPEIGRSVGKTVKSFQQAAKEFETELKKEPEEGGDQPPPTTPTAVSSSDDEEKRELEASSRKEST; from the exons ATGGCCGTCGCCAAGAGCAAGGCAGGCAAGCACGCCGCCCCGCTGCTCGGCAAGTACGAGCTCGGCCGCCTCCTCGGCCGCGGCACCTTCGCCAAGGTCTACCACGCGCGCTCCCTCGTCGGCGGCGAGGCCGTGGCCATCAAGGTGCTCGACAAGCCCGAGCTGGCCGCCACGGCCGGCATGGACGCGCGCGTGCTCGGCGAGGTCTCCGCCATGCGCCGCCTCCGCCACCCCAACGTGCTGCGCCTCCACGAGGTGCTCGCCACGCGCTCCAAGGTCTACCTCGTCATGGAGCTCGCCCCCGGCGGCGACCTGCTCTCCAGGCTCGCCTCGCTCCCGTcgcgccgcctccccgagcacgccgcgcGCCGCGTCTTCCTCCAGCTCGTCTCCGCGCTCATCTACTGCCACGCGCGCGGCGTCTCCCATCGCGACGTCAAGCCGCAGAACGTCCTCATCGACGCCGACGGCAACCTCAAGGTCTGCGACTTCGGCCTCGCCGCGCTCCCGGAGTCCCACCGCGACGACGGCCGCCTGCACACCGCCTGCGGCACGCCCGCCTTCGCCGCGCCCGAGGTGCTCCGCCGCAAGGCCTACGACGGCGTCAAGGCCGACGCATGGTCCTGCGGCGTCATCCTCTAcgtcctcctcgccggccgccTGCCGTTCGACGACTCCAACATCGCCGAGATGTGCAGGAAGGCGCACCGCCGCGAGTACACGCTCCCGGAGTGGGTGTCCCAGCCGGCGCGACGCCTCGTGAGCCGCCTGCTCGACCCAAACCCAGCCACCCGCCTCACGGTCGCCGAGCTCTCCAGCCACCCGTGGTTCAAACGGTCGCTCAGCCTGGACTCGCAGCTCGGCAGCCTCCTCGGCGGCGCGCCGGAGCGCGACCTCTTGTTCCAGGCCCCGCCGACGCTCAACGCGTTCGACATCATAAGCATGTCGCCGGGGCTCGACCTGTCGGGACTCTTCGGCGAGAACCGGCGGAGCCGGGAGAAGCGGTTCATGACGACGGCGTCGCCGGAGCAGATGGTCGAGCAGCTCGGGCACTCGGGCGCAAAGCTCGGTTACTTCATGGTGGGCAAGAAAGGAGTAGAGCGGCTGCCACTGGGCGGCCTGTCGGGGCTCGTGGCCATGTCCATGGAGATGTCGGAGGTGGCGCCGCCCCTGATGCTCGTCGAGCTTCGGCTGGAggcaggcgacgaggaggaggtccAGGCGTTCGGATGGGACGCGCTTAGGACGGAGCTTGGGGAGGTGGTCATGGCGTGGCATGGATGCGAGGAATT GCGGACGGGCGCGGGGGGCGGCGCGCTCGGGTGCAAGTGCCTGTTCGGGCTCGGCGTGCCGGAGATGGTCGTCATCGCCGGCGTCGCCGCGCTGCTGTTCGGGCCCAAGCAGCTCCCCGAGATCGGCCGCAGCGTCGGCAAGACCGTCAAGAGCTTCCAGCAG GCAGCCAAGGAATTTGAAACAGAACTGAAGAAAGAACCCGAGGAAGGCGGCGACCAGCCTCCACCCACAACCCCCACGGCGGTCAGCAGCAGCGACGATGAAGAGAAAAGGGAGCTAGAGGCATCGAGTAGGAAAGAGAGCACATGA
- the LOC123113243 gene encoding protein OSB2, chloroplastic isoform X1, whose amino-acid sequence MALLAVASPLKTLNPTLSSGPGRRRRTLLSSSHLRLPPLLSRSGRLRCSAGYGDAAAPQQAAPTTQRPDEIPWSRELCNSVRLIGTVGTDIELRQLPSGASVARGRIAVWKSATETTWVTLAFWDDLAIMASEHVKQGDRIFVSGQLVSDTVDEGPEKRQVYYKVVVQQFNFIESFQPVRLYSESSQDGGKHGEYVGTDSTSGSTENKKGDYMSSSSRSTEALWQAFFANPLEWWDNRKDKKNPRYPDFKHKSTGEALWVEGRNNPNWVVSQLAILDSRMGSLQDKQRKPVSYMYADDFMTSDASD is encoded by the exons ATGGCTCTCCTCGCCGTCGCCTCCCCGCTCAAAACCCTAAACCCTACCTTGAGCTCgggccccggccgccgccgccgtaccCTCCTCAGCTCCTCCCAtctccgcctgccgccgctgctcTCGCGGAGCGGCCGCCTCCGCTGCTCGGCCGGCTACGGCGATGCCGCCGCGCCGCAGCAGGCGGCTCCGACGACGCAGCGCCCGGACGAGATCCCGTGGAGCAGGGAGCTCTGCAACTCGGTGCGGCTTATAGGGACGGTGGGCACCGACAtcgagctgcgccagctccccagcGGCGCCTCCGTCGCGCGGGGGCGCATTGCCGTCTGGAAGTCGGCCACCGAGACCACATG GGTAACTCTTGCATTTTGGGATGACTTGGCTATTATGGCCTCTGAGCATGTAAAACAGGGAGACCGAATATTTGTTTCTGGACAGCTTGTATCAGATACTGTTGATGAGGGGCCTGAGAAGAGGCAGGTTTACTACAAG GTTGTCGTTCAACAATTCAACTTCATTGAGTCCTTCCAACCTGTGCGGTTATATTCAGAGTCAAGCCAGGACG GTGGAAAGCATGGAGAGTATGTTGGTACTGATTCTACCTCTGGTTCAACTGAGAATAAGAAGGGAGATTACATGAGTTCCTCCTCCCGTTCAACTGAAGCACTGTGGCAAGCATTCTTTGCTAATCCTCTTGAATGGTGGGATAACAGGAAAGATAAG AAGAACCCAAGGTATCCAGACTTCAAGCACAAGAGCACCGGCGAAGCGCTGTGGGTTGAGGGGAGGAACAACCCCAACTGGGTCGTCTCCCAGCTGGCGATCTTGGACTCGAGGATGGGTTCCCTGCAGGACAAACAGAGGAAACCAGTCTCCTACATGTACGCCGACGACTTCATGACATCTGACGCCAGCGACTAA
- the LOC123113243 gene encoding single-stranded DNA-binding protein isoform X2: protein MALLAVASPLKTLNPTLSSGPGRRRRTLLSSSHLRLPPLLSRSGRLRCSAGYGDAAAPQQAAPTTQRPDEIPWSRELCNSVRLIGTVGTDIELRQLPSGASVARGRIAVWKSATETTWVTLAFWDDLAIMASEHVKQGDRIFVSGQLVSDTVDEGPEKRQVYYKVVVQQFNFIESFQPVRLYSESSQDGGKHGEYVGTDSTSGSTENKKGDYMSSSSRSTEALWQAFFANPLEWWDNRKDKEDWAWLPKF from the exons ATGGCTCTCCTCGCCGTCGCCTCCCCGCTCAAAACCCTAAACCCTACCTTGAGCTCgggccccggccgccgccgccgtaccCTCCTCAGCTCCTCCCAtctccgcctgccgccgctgctcTCGCGGAGCGGCCGCCTCCGCTGCTCGGCCGGCTACGGCGATGCCGCCGCGCCGCAGCAGGCGGCTCCGACGACGCAGCGCCCGGACGAGATCCCGTGGAGCAGGGAGCTCTGCAACTCGGTGCGGCTTATAGGGACGGTGGGCACCGACAtcgagctgcgccagctccccagcGGCGCCTCCGTCGCGCGGGGGCGCATTGCCGTCTGGAAGTCGGCCACCGAGACCACATG GGTAACTCTTGCATTTTGGGATGACTTGGCTATTATGGCCTCTGAGCATGTAAAACAGGGAGACCGAATATTTGTTTCTGGACAGCTTGTATCAGATACTGTTGATGAGGGGCCTGAGAAGAGGCAGGTTTACTACAAG GTTGTCGTTCAACAATTCAACTTCATTGAGTCCTTCCAACCTGTGCGGTTATATTCAGAGTCAAGCCAGGACG GTGGAAAGCATGGAGAGTATGTTGGTACTGATTCTACCTCTGGTTCAACTGAGAATAAGAAGGGAGATTACATGAGTTCCTCCTCCCGTTCAACTGAAGCACTGTGGCAAGCATTCTTTGCTAATCCTCTTGAATGGTGGGATAACAGGAAAGATAAG GAAGATTGGGCATGGCTTCCGAAATTTTAG
- the LOC123116934 gene encoding auxin-responsive protein IAA12, whose product MEATDSLLMATELRLGLPGTDDKPHKITSVMSPPATPRGKKRTLDAFEATASDEADRSDDVETAAPVPKAQVVGWPPVRRCFQAAASKSKAKKADEASSKNTPSAAAPASTNGSFVKVSMDGAPYLRKVDMRMYKGYRELREALEAMFVCFSGADGGASNGGGANPAEYAITYEDKDGDLMLVGDVPFDMFSGTCKKLRIIKRSEATGLGSK is encoded by the exons ATGGAAGCTACCGACAGCCTCCTCATGGCCACCGAGCTCAGGCTGGGCCTCCCCGGCACCGACGACAAGCCACACAAGATCACCTCGGTGatgtcgccgccggcgactcccagGGGCAAGAAGCGCACCCTGGACGCCTTCGAGGCCACCGCCTCCGATGAGGCCGACAGGTCCGACGACGTCGAGaccgcagcccccgtgcccaa AGCACAAGTTGTCGGGTGGCCGCCGGTGAGGCGCTGCTTCCAGGCGGCGGCGAGCAAGAGCAAGGCGAAGAAAGCGGACGAGGCCAGCAGCAAAAACACGCCgtctgcggcggcgccggcgagcacCAACGGCTCCTTCGTCAAAGTGAGCATGGACGGAGCGCCCTACCTGAGGAAGGTCGACATGAGGATGTACAAGGGCTACAGGGAGCTCAGGGAGGCCCTGGAGGCCATGTTCGTCTGCTTCTCCGGGGCAGACGGCGGCGCTTCCAACGGCGGCGGCGCAAACCCGGCCGAGTACGCCATCACCTACGAGGACAAGGACGGCGACCTCATGCTTGTCGGAGACGTGCCCTTCGA TATGTTCAGCGGCACATGCAAGAAGTTGAGGATCATCAAGAGATCCGAAGCCACAGGCCTGGGATCCAAATGA